The following is a genomic window from Dama dama isolate Ldn47 chromosome 4, ASM3311817v1, whole genome shotgun sequence.
CTGAATGTAGTCAGGTTGTGGCAAATATCAACAGTAGCGCCTCAGGTTTGCCACCTCAGAGAACTCGTAGTGTCCGTAAAGGCAATTCTCATAAACGTGAGAGTGCTGTTATGCATCCCTCAGATCTGGGACCAGACCAGAAAGGACACAAGAAAAAAACTTACAGTTGTAATAAGTGTAACATGACTTTTCTTCAGGACTCAGAACTCACTAGACATCAAAGGATCCATACAGAAAGAAAAGCATATAAATGTAACATATGGTCTAAGGCTTTTAATGATAAATCAACCCTTGTAGTTCATCAGAGAaatcatactggagagaaaccatataaatgtgatgtatgtggccaCTGCTTTAAACAGCATACACACCttctgtcagggaatgtttgacgggaggattcctacgtgctgtctctcatgagtcctttgtccctcttcaagcggaacagcatgctgctcccagggactgagatcattgtgtgaggcaagcatgagtctcctttagtaaacattctccttaggagaaacagcttaatctccttcccctttcttgagatatggattgtctcctgaccttgtgactaacattaccccttgttcccttggtaatggttgctgtacatttggttttctgatctctatcattcccaaaagaagtttcttgtactgcagcctatatatactcatagaaaaatcattaaagcacctttgctccatcagagcttaggtccccgggtcttttttgtctctctctctctctctctctctctctctttttctggctgactctctggagcgtcGAGACCTgtcgtgctcacttttctgcccgggcttctaagaccccctcgagagggcgcctggtgccttcgtgagtgATGCAAatcctgtgtcaaggactttattggtcctctgcgtaaaccaagggatatcagcctctttttctctttcactttcttatcgtcgactccgtaccacaaggttccagtccattaaagacCCCAACAACCTTCAACATCATTGGTGAGTTCATACTGGAgggaaaccatataaatgtgatgtgtgtggaaaGGCCTTTAGTCGAAAAGCAAGGTGTACGGTTCATCAGACCCTTCGTACTGGAGAGAAACCGTATACATATGAAGTATGTGGCTGTGGCTACATTCGAAAGTCACACCTTGGAATTCAttggagagttcatactggagagaaaccatataaatgtaatGTGTGTGGCAACTGCTTTAAACAGTGTACATACCTTCAACATCATCAGTGAGTTCATACTgcagagaaaccatataaatgtgatgtgtgtggaaaGACCTTTACTCGCAAAGAAAGCCATGTACTTCATCAGAcccttcatactggagagaaaccatatatatgtgatgtatgtggccaTGGCTATACTCAAAAGTCAATACTTGTAATTCATTGGAGAATgcatactggagaaaaaccatataaatgtgatctatgtggcaaggcctttactTTAAATTCAAGGCTTGTAGTTCATCGGAGAgtacatactggagagaaaccatataaatgtgatctgtgtggcaaggcctttagACTAAATTCAAAGCTTGTAGTTCATCAGAGAGCACAGACTGGAGAGAGACCATATAAATGTGATCTGTGTGGAAAGGCCTTTAGTCAAAAAGCAAGGTGTACAGTTCATCAGAcccttcatactggagagaaaccatatacaTGTGAAGTATGTGGCTGTGGCTATACTCAAAAGTCAAAACTTGTAAttcattggagaattcatactggagagaagccatataaatgtgatgtatatgGCAAGGCCTTTAGTGTAAATGCAAGGCTTGTacttcatcagagagttcatactggagagaaaccatataaatgtgatgtgtgtggcaaggcctttagtGTAAATGCAAGGCTTGTAGTTCAttggagagttcatactggagagaaaccatataaatgtgatatgtGTGGAAAGGCCTTTAGTCGAAGTTCAGGCCTTGTAGTTCATCGGAGagttcatactggtgagaaaccatgtaaatgtgatgtatgtggacAGGCCTTTAGTCAAAATTCAAACCTTGCatttcatcagagaattcatactggagagaaaccttacaagtAAAACAATTGGGACAAACATTTTAGTGCACAGTCATCCTTAAATTGCCATCAGGCAGTTCATACAGGAGGAAAAGTGTAGAAAGGTTATTTATGTGGCAAAGTCTTCAGTTCCAGGTCTCTGCAGTTCATTGGAAACACattggagagaaaccatataaataatGATctatgtggcaaggcctttagtCAAACAGCAAACCTTGCatttcatcagagaattcatactggagagaaaccatgtaAATGTGATCTCAGTGGCAAGGCCTTTAAATGCAAACCTTGCAGTTCgttggagaattcatactggagagaaaccttacaaatgtaacCATTCTGACAAACGTTTTACTGCACAGCTAGCCTCACCATCATGCAGTTCATACAGGATAGACAGCAtagaaatgtgatgtatgtgggcAGTGCTCAAAATGACCATCTGAGAAATCAGATAATTCATAGTGGAGAAAAATGTTACAAATACAACAATTATGAGAAACATTTTAGTGCAGATGTAATGAGTGTAGCAAAGCATTTAGTCAGAGTTCAGGCCTTATAATTAACCAAAGAATTCATACTGTATAGAAACCatacaaatgaaagaaatacgGTAAAGCTTCTAGTTCATGTTCAGCCTCAGCTGACCGTTGGGCAGCTCATACAGGAGGGAAACCACGTAAGTGGAATTTGTATGACAAACCCTTCAGTCATAAAGTATATCAACTTTTTGACCCTCAGAAAAGTCAAAAGAGAGGAAACCTCATGAATGTGGTAGGTGGGACAAAGCTTTGGTTCTGTGTTCAGACATAACTAACCATCACGTAATTAATTCTGAATGGAAATCTTACCCACATGGTGAATGTGGTAAGTCTTTTGGAAGCCATtcagttatttacaaaacatgagaaaattcatactggtgagaatCCATACATTTAGAGCATTCTGTCCCTCCAATCTTTGGAGGAAATCATGTAAATATACTGTGTGTGGTCAGGGCTTCAATAACAGGTCTCATCTTTCCCATCAGCAGAGAATTCATAATGCAGAGACACAAATGTAAGAGTGTGGCAAATCCTTCAGGTGGCATTCAGGCCTCAAAAGACATCAGGTGATGGACTGGAGAGACCATCCGAATGCAATCAGTATGTCCAGGCTTTTGTCAGGTGTTTACACCTTAGGCTTCTTGAGAATATTCACACTGGATAGAAATTATGTCAATGTAATGAGTGTGTCAGGGCTTTTAGACAATAATCCTAAGTCAGGATTCAGTAAAGAAGTCATTCTGGAGAGAAAGCTTACAAATGACATGAGTGTGTAAAACCTTTACTTGGGCTCATATTGCACTAGTCCTCAGATGATCCATACTAGAGAGAACTTTACCAGTGTGCAGAATATGGCAAGACCTTTAGGTACTGCCTTAAACTCAGGATTCACAACATACTTTATACTTTGGCAGTTTTATACTTTAGTTTATGCTTTCTGGAAGTTTTCACAGTTACTGCTCACTCTTTAGGTGTGTAAGAATATATATCCTGGAGTTACACCACACAAATGTAATATTTGCGGGAAGGATTTTACCAAACATCCAAGTTTGGGAACATTCTGGAGCAATGCTCAAATGCAATGGGAGTGGGAAAATTTTCACCTTGAGTTGAAGTGTTAGACAGGACTCCATAGTGAAGGGGAGTCTTGGAAATGGACAGGCAAGGGCTTTCTGGAGGGTTCAGAGTACACTAGACTTCAGAATATATGTCTTTCCAAGAAACCATACAAAAGTAATGTGCACACTGAAGCTTTAACTCAAAAGATCAAAACTGTGGAACGTGAGAGGATATATATGGAGAGCAGACTTGGACAGATAATGAATGTTGTGTAGTCTGCTCCATGAACTATTCACACCGTGGGCATAATGAAGTGATTCATGTGTGTCAGAAACTGTACACTATAACAAATTTGGAAATGTgtttaagaaaacatttcttcaagatttccccccaccccaaaacttCATATTGGAGAGAATCCTTACAATTGTAATGACTTTGGCCATCTTTTGTGACAGTTCTTACAGCAGATCATAGAAGAGAGAATTCATTTGAGGAATAAATCTTCAGTTCTCCAGCACTAACCTACGATATTACAGCAGAATAATTAAGTATGTTGAAACTTAATCACATGTGTGGTAATGGCCCATTATCTTCAGTGTGTTTAATCACTTGAATTTTCTTGGGAACGTCACATTATtgttctttatttccttaaagttttaaattcttaaaGCTTTCTTAGACTTTCATGATGGTCTCTGCAAAGAAATCAGTAAGATGAAGTGGCTGACTTCACTAGGTGTGGTtcatttatatctatctatcctGGTAAAACAGGAACACTAAGATATCACATTCAATGGTGTGTGAATTAGGATCATCGAGGGACAGAGAACCATGTAAAACCATGACATGACTCAGCATGCTCTTTATGTTCAGGGCGCCCTTCTGTACACAGCTCACCGTGGTTAAAGGACTGAATGCTCTACCATCTGACCATGCCAAGAGCAGGCTGGACATTGAGGGACTTGAGCTTTTCATGGGAGGGCAGTTGACAGGTTACTGGGGACTGATTGTGTGGGAGAAATAGTACCAGGGAAATGGTGATCCTTTTCTCCCTTAACTAGCAATTGCTATTGTATGTAAATGATTAATGGAAACTTATTCTTGGAAATTGAAGAGAGCAGTTTTCTTGAAAAATGTTAATCAAAAGAACCAGAAAGAGGATGGGTGTGTATCTGCTTCATCATTACCTGCTGCCATTTACAGTGTGCCTCTGTGTTATTCAGAATGTATCATAAGTCTTGTGCGCTAATAAAGTTTGTATCATTGTTTCCATAACTCGGAATGGATCATGTTTCTTCCAACaagacagtttttgttttttttttaacaacacagTTTTAATCCACCTCAGTACTTCATAACAGAAGCTAGCAATGCGCCAGAGActgccattatacagagtgaagtcagccagaaagataaacaccaatactgtataccatcgcatatatatataatttagaaagatggtaacgataaccctatatgcaagacagaaaaagagacacagatatatagaacagacttttgaactgtatgggagaaggcgagggtgggatgatctgagagaacagcatcgaaacatgaatattatcaagagtgaaacagatcaccagtccaggtaggatgcatgagacaagtgcttggggctggtgcactgggatgacccagagggatgagatggggagggaggtgggagggggcttcaggatggggaacacatgtaaatccatggctgattcctgtcaatgtatggcaaaaaccactacaatattgtaaattagcctccaactaataaaaataaatggaaaaaaattataaaaaaagaaaagacagtcaCAGTTGAAAGAATCTCTTAAGAATTTCTTTGCATGATGAAATCAAATAGACAATTTTGGGATTATATACTAACAATACACACTTGAGTTATTCTCTCCACATTTTGTCCACAGGGGAGGAATTATAGATTCTGACCCTGTAAaacctaccccccccccccgtttATATGTGCACTATATGATATTTCCCAATGTTATCTTTTGTAcccaaataaaactaaaagtatgTGCCTGATTTACATGAAgtgaaaataggaataataaacatgcaaaaattaggaaataaaaatgtttggaaataagGGTAAAAGTGACGTGTCTTTTGGAATTTGGagcatttggggggggggggatggttttttttgcttatttattgttggctgaataattgtggctcatggggtcaggaactccacagcatatgggaatttcccagaccaggaattatCAGTCTGTTGtctactgcactggcaggcgaattccttactgctgagccacccgggaagccctggaAATAATATAGAAAGCACACTATATGATGGGAACTTTTTTTGTTTGCTAAACTAGACATTTCATATATTCACTCCCCAGCATTTCGGTTCTTGTTACTTTGCAGTCACCCGCTGGAACAAGATGGCACCAAATAAAGTCTAAAGATGTCAGTAGGCAAACATCAAAAAAACACTGAGACTGTTTAACAAAACACTGAATGTTTACTCATGCTTTGAGTTTATTACATTCCTTTTCCTGCTGTACACATATTTTCCATTGTTCTATATGGTGTTGAAGATGGTATAAATTACTATTAATCTATTTTACTAGACAGATAAATTGCTATTTACTATCTATTACCTGTGACATTTTTACACTAGCCTAAGAATATTAGGAACACTAATGTTCGGAAATATTTATTAGGTAATAAATAGAAGTCCAGAGGATATTAAACTCTTGATGTCACATTATAGAATTAAGTAAAATGCTCCATTGTTCAttcttcagttgagttcagttcagttgctcagtcctgtccgactctgcgaccccatgaatcacagcacgccaggcctccctgtccatcaccaactcccagagtttactcaaactcatgtccatcaagtcggcgatgccatccagccatctcatcctctgtcgtcccctcctcctcctgcccccaatccctcccatcattcttagatgtatttaaaaacagatttttttttaaacaatattgtgatggtttttgctctGCATCAACACGAATTGGCCgtaggcatacatatgtcccctcctttctgaacccacctccctgcccaccctATCTGTCCAGGtcttcacagagcactggctctgggtgccctgcttcatacatAGCCTGcttccactggctatctgttttacgtaTGGCAATATATGTTCCTGTGCTATTGTTTCAAATCACACCACCCTATTTGTTTTTTCAATAGTTTTTCCTGAGCGTAATTTTTTCTGTCCGCATGTTGTGACCAAGATTTAATGTTTAGTTGACATTTTTTCCCTGCCTTACTCTCACAAATCCACGTCCGTGGGTTGTTTTGAGCCTTTTAGAACATGAAAATGCACATACATAAGAATGACAGGACACAGTAGGCACCCTATAACTGTGAAGACAGACAATTCCTTTAGGACTTgagttaatacacagaaatatttaTAAGTAGTGCATAGTTGATAATTTTGGTGAAAATAAATTCTAAT
Proteins encoded in this region:
- the LOC133055171 gene encoding zinc finger protein 239-like; this translates as MCVERPLVEKQGVRFIRPFVLERNQKPYKCDVCGKTFTRKESHVLHQTLHTGEKPYICDVCGHGYTQKSILVIHWRMHTGEKPYKCDLCGKAFTLNSRLVVHRRVHTGEKPYKCDLCGKAFRLNSKLVVHQRAQTGERPYKCDLCGKAFSQKARCTVHQTLHTGEKPYTCEVCGCGYTQKSKLVIHWRIHTGEKPYKCDVYGKAFSVNARLVLHQRVHTGEKPYKCDVCGKAFSVNARLVVHWRVHTGEKPYKCDMCGKAFSRSSGLVVHRRVHTGEKPCKCDVCGQAFSQNSNLAFHQRIHTGEKPYK